GCCGCGCTGGCCAAGCAACAGCATTTCGACCGCATTGATTCCATCGACATTCTCGACGTCAATGCCGGATCCCATGGCAAATATTTCGCCACCAATTTCGACCCGGAAATCAATTTCCGCGAATTCACCGGACAGGTGTGGAGCTGGCAGAACAGCCAGTGGACCAGCAACACCATGTTCGAAGTCAAGCGCACCGACGACCTGCCGGTGGTCGGCTCGCAGAACCTGTACCTGACCGGCCACGACGAAGTGCACTCGCTGTCGAAGAACCTCGACGTGCCCAACGTGCGCTTCTGGATGAGCTTCGGCGAGCACTACATCAACGTGTTCACCGTGCTGCGCAACCTCGGCCTGCTCTCCGAGCAGCCGGTCAAGACCGCCGAAGGCCTGGAAGTGGTGCCGCTCAAGGTGGTCAAGGCGGTGCTGCCTGATCCGGCCTCCCTGGCCCCGGGCTACACCGGCAAGACCTGCATCGGCGACCTGGTCAAGGGCACCAAGGACGGCCAGCCGCGCGAAGTCTTCATCTACAACGTGGCTGACCACGAAGAAGCCTACGCCGAGACCGACAGCCAGGGCATTTCCTACACCGCCGGCGTGCCGCCCGTGGCGGCCGCCCTGCTGGTGGCCCGTGGCGAGTGGGACGTGCAGCGCATGGTCAACGTCGAGGAGCTGGCCGCCGAGCCGTTCCTCAAGGCGCTGGACGTGATGGGCCTGCCGACCCGGATCAAGGACGAGCATGGCGATCGTCCTTGGGACGCCGCCCTCTGATCTAGCTCCAGCCACAGCGGGCGCCGGCAACGGCGCCCTCTGTTGCAGCCCTTTCGCCATTGTCGATGGTGCGTCGCTTTTGCCGTTCTGTGCGACAGATCGCACTGGCGGGGCTCCCGCCCTCCTCCTTCGTAGTGTTAGCTTGAGCAGGTTTCTGTCTGATCGCTCAGACATTTCCTAATCA
This genomic stretch from Pseudomonas sp. Os17 harbors:
- a CDS encoding saccharopine dehydrogenase family protein gives rise to the protein MKKNVLIIGAGGVAKVVAHKCAQHNDELGRIAIASRNISKCQAIIDSVKAKGSLKQPAEIKAYALNALDIEATKALIRETESQIVINVGSAFLNMSVLRACIDTGVAYLDTAIHEEPGKICETPPWYGNYEWKHLEECREKNITAILGVGFDPGVVNAYAALAKQQHFDRIDSIDILDVNAGSHGKYFATNFDPEINFREFTGQVWSWQNSQWTSNTMFEVKRTDDLPVVGSQNLYLTGHDEVHSLSKNLDVPNVRFWMSFGEHYINVFTVLRNLGLLSEQPVKTAEGLEVVPLKVVKAVLPDPASLAPGYTGKTCIGDLVKGTKDGQPREVFIYNVADHEEAYAETDSQGISYTAGVPPVAAALLVARGEWDVQRMVNVEELAAEPFLKALDVMGLPTRIKDEHGDRPWDAAL